From one Flavobacterium kingsejongi genomic stretch:
- a CDS encoding NAD(P)/FAD-dependent oxidoreductase — protein MVLNATADPNENEPTVKKEYDVVVIGSGLGGLVSAIILAKEGYRVGVLEKNNQFGGNLQTFVRDKTIFDTGIHYIGGLEKGQNLYQYFKYIGIMDDLKLHKMDTDAYDVVSFGDDPTAYPHAQGYENFVAQLLPYFPEEKKALEAYCQELRRICDSFPLYNLNFGGGYSEELLSINTSEFLNALTSNVKLRAVLAGSNFLYAGIEDKTPLYVHALSVNSYIQSAWRCINGGSQITKQLIKQLKKYGGEVHKYKEVTGFGFEGEELVSAKVNGTEEVFGKIFISNIEPKTTLQMIGPDKFRKPFYKRVQGLETVPSAFSLYIVFKPEGFPYFNHNYYHFKESAEVWKANDYTEDTWPKAFMVSMNIGAKTEQWAESMTAITYMNFEDVQEWEATENTTAKAKDRGAGYEAFKEKKIEKFLKSLELKFPGIRETIRSVHASTPLSYRDYIGGHRGNLYGYIKDSHNPMKTFITPRTKVPNLFLTGQSISMHGVLGVTIGAVVTCSEIVGKEYLINKINAEVQTA, from the coding sequence ATGGTGTTGAACGCTACTGCAGACCCAAATGAAAATGAGCCTACTGTGAAAAAGGAATATGATGTAGTGGTAATAGGAAGTGGCCTTGGTGGATTGGTCTCTGCGATCATTCTGGCAAAAGAAGGCTATCGCGTAGGTGTGCTTGAAAAAAACAATCAGTTTGGAGGCAACCTTCAGACATTTGTTCGAGACAAGACCATTTTCGATACCGGAATCCATTATATTGGCGGATTGGAAAAAGGACAGAATCTGTACCAGTACTTCAAGTATATCGGTATTATGGATGACCTGAAATTGCACAAGATGGATACCGATGCATATGATGTTGTTTCGTTTGGTGATGACCCTACGGCCTATCCACATGCACAGGGATACGAAAATTTTGTAGCGCAATTACTGCCCTATTTTCCCGAGGAGAAAAAAGCACTGGAAGCCTATTGTCAGGAATTGCGGAGGATCTGCGATTCTTTTCCACTTTACAACCTGAATTTCGGTGGAGGTTACAGTGAAGAATTACTATCTATAAATACGAGTGAATTTTTAAATGCGTTGACGTCCAATGTCAAATTGCGAGCGGTCCTGGCAGGTTCTAACTTCCTGTATGCCGGGATTGAAGATAAAACGCCTTTATATGTACATGCCCTATCCGTGAATTCTTATATTCAAAGTGCCTGGCGTTGTATAAATGGAGGAAGCCAGATCACGAAACAGCTCATCAAACAGCTCAAAAAATACGGAGGCGAAGTACACAAATACAAGGAAGTTACTGGATTTGGTTTTGAGGGCGAGGAGTTAGTTTCTGCAAAGGTAAACGGTACCGAAGAAGTGTTTGGCAAAATTTTTATTTCAAATATCGAACCCAAAACGACACTGCAGATGATTGGGCCAGACAAATTTAGAAAACCTTTTTATAAACGTGTCCAGGGACTGGAAACAGTACCGTCTGCTTTTAGTTTATATATTGTATTTAAACCCGAAGGCTTTCCCTATTTCAATCATAATTATTACCATTTCAAAGAAAGTGCCGAAGTTTGGAAGGCCAACGATTATACCGAAGACACCTGGCCAAAGGCCTTTATGGTTTCGATGAATATAGGCGCTAAAACAGAACAGTGGGCAGAAAGCATGACAGCGATTACCTATATGAATTTTGAAGATGTACAAGAATGGGAAGCTACCGAAAATACTACGGCAAAGGCCAAGGATAGAGGAGCAGGGTATGAAGCATTTAAGGAAAAGAAAATAGAAAAGTTCCTGAAAAGCCTGGAGCTTAAATTTCCGGGTATACGGGAGACCATACGATCGGTGCATGCCTCAACACCATTATCGTACCGGGATTATATTGGAGGGCATCGGGGCAATCTTTACGGGTATATTAAAGATTCCCATAATCCCATGAAGACCTTTATTACGCCACGGACCAAAGTACCCAACTTGTTCCTGACCGGACAAAGTATTAGTATGCATGGTGTATTGGGCGTAACGATTGGTGCCGTAGTTACCTGTTCCGAAATTGTAGGTAAAGAATACCTGATTAATAAGATTAATGCGGAAGTGCAAACGGCAT